One Pyrus communis chromosome 13, drPyrComm1.1, whole genome shotgun sequence genomic window carries:
- the LOC137713753 gene encoding probable cyclic nucleotide-gated ion channel 20, chloroplastic isoform X1 — MAGYDKDEVPMLSDTHPQYSDDNVQLKLDKFMSRTRSASVSIPMSSVDSSYEGKPRLVGHTGPLRSQSKTLFVPMSGPLYANRRPDSIFRPVQALTAGQEAVEPAGEKFPSTNATTENEWEDENYAGKNEHLLRSGQLGLCNDPYCTTCPTFNLKAAQAKHRRASDIFDPKFHNALYGDAKGWARRFFSFLRPYIPGVMNPHAKFVQRWNKFFVISCLISIFVDPLFFFLLSVEKENSCIVIDWPLTTTLVVFRSITDFILLLHILLQFRLAYVAPESRVVGAGELVDHPKKIALNYLQGYFLLDFFIVLPLPQIIILLVLRKTSGLTGANHAKNLLRAAVLLQYIPRLYRFLPFLAGQTPSGFIFESAWANFIINLLTFVLSGHVVGSCWYLFGLQRVNQCFREACHNSAISGCMNFLDCGHGSPTEDPIADKPLRDLWRNNVNATACLTANGFGYGIYGQAVNLTTENSIVTRYVYGLFWGFQQISTLAGNLIPSYFVWEVLFTMAIIGLGLLLFALLIGNMQNFLQALGRRRLEMSLRRRDVEQWMSHRRLPDKLRRRVREAERYNWAATRGVNEEMLLEVLPEDLQTDIRRHLFTFIKKVRIFALMDEPILDSICGRLRQKTYIKGSIVLYRGGLIEKMVFIVRGKMESIGEDGNRISLSEGDVCGEELLAWCLEHSSVNKDGKKIRIPGQRLLSNRMVRCLTNVEAFSLRAADIEEVTSVFSRFLRKPRVQGAIRYESPYWRALAARCIQVAWRYRKKCLQRANTSQSQSHSQLESRSQSNHALL, encoded by the exons ATGGCTGGTTATGATAAAGATGAGGTACCCATGCTATCAGACACTCACCCGCAATACTCAGACGATAATGTGCAGCTAAAACTCGACAAATTTATGTCCCGAACCCGAAGTGCATCAGTTTCCATCCCTATGAGCTCTGTGGACTCGTCATATGAAGGGAAACCTAGACTTGTAGGTCATACTGGTCCATTAAGGAGTCAAAGCAAAACTCTTTTCGTGCCTATGAGTGGTCCCTTATATGCTAACCGCAGGCCTGATAGCATTTTCCGGCCAGTTCAAGCTCTAACAGCAGGGCAAGAAGCGGTGGAACCTGCAGGAGAAAAGTTTCCTTCTACCAATGCAACAACTGAGAATGAATGGGAGGATGAAAACTATGCGGGTAAAAATGAACACTTGCTGAGATCTGGCCAACTGGGACTGTGCAATGATCCTTACTGCACAACTTGCCCAACATTCAATCTCAAGGCTGCTCAAGCGAAACATCGAAGGGCCTCAGATATATTTGATCCCAAG TTCCATAATGCTCTGTATGGGGATGCCAAGGGCTGGGCAAGGagatttttctcttttctgcGTCCATATATTCCTGGAGTTATGAACCCTCATGCTAAATTTGTGCAACGGTGGAACAAGTTTTTCGTCATTTCTTGCTTAATATCAATTTTTGTAGATCCATTGTTTTTCTTCCTGCTGTCCGTTGAAAAG GAGAATAGCTGTATAGTTATTGATTGGCCCTTGACGACAACACTTGTGGTATTTAGAAGCATCACTGATTTCATACTCCTACTGCACATACTCCTTCAG TTTAGATTGGCTTATGTGGCTCCTGAGTCTAGGGTGGTTGGTGCTGGTGAGTTAGTAGACCATCCGAAGAAAATTGCTCTGAATTACCTTCAAGGATATTTTCTACTAGACTTTTTTATTGTATTACCGCTGCCTCAG ATCATAATACTGTTAGTTCTACGAAAGACCTCGGGATTAACAGGAGCAAACCATGCAAAAAATCTTTTACGTGCTGCAGTTCTTCTTCAGTATATTCCCAGGTTGTATAGGTTTCTACCTTTTCTTGCTGGGCAGACTCCAAGTggcttcatatttgagtcagcATGGgcaaattttataataaatcttctCACTTTTGTGTTGTCTGGCCACGTTGTTGGATCGTGCTGGTACCTCTTTGGGCTACAG AGGGTTAATCAATGTTTTCGAGAGGCCTGCCATAACTCTGCAATTAGTGGGTGTATGAACTTCCTAGATTGTGGGCATGGAAGTCCAACTGAAGATCCTATAGCAGATAAACCATTACGTGATCTCTGGAGAAACAATGTGAATGCTACTGCTTGTTTAACTGCAAATGGCTTTGGTTACGGAATTTACGGCCAAGCTGTCAATCTTACAACAGAAAATAGTATAGTCACTAGATATGTGTATGGATTGTTTTGGGGATTCCAG CAAATCAGTACCCTGGCTGGAAATTTAATTCCAAGCTATTTTGTTTGGGAAGTCCTTTTTACAATGGCCATCATTGGCCTAGGTCTCTTGCTTTTCGCTCTTCTCATTGGAAATATGCAGAACTTTCTGCAGGCTCTTGGCCGGAG ACGGTTAGAAATGTCCCTGAGACGTCGTGATGTTGAGCAGTGGATGAGCCATAGACGCTTACCAGACAAACTTAGAAG GCGAGTACGAGAAGCTGAGCGGTACAATTGGGCAGCAACCAGAGGAGTAAATGAAGAAATGCTTTTGGAAGTCCTGCCTGAAGACCTTCAGACGGATATAAGACGCCATCTCTTCACGTTCATTAAGAAA GTACGAATTTTTGCCCTGATGGATGAACCCATCTTAGATTCCATTTGTGGAAGACTAAGGCAAAAGACATACATCAAGGGAAGTATAGTTTTGTACCGTGGTGGTCTCATCGAGAAGATGGTTTTTATAGTGAGGGGAAAAATGGAGAGCATTGGAGAAGATGGGAATAGAATTTCTTTATCTGAAGGAGACGTTTGTGGTGAGGAACTTCTCGCATGGTGTCTTGAACATTCTTCAGTAAACAAAG ATGGTAAAAAGATCAGGATTCCCGGACAGCGGTTGCTTAGCAACAGGATGGTAAGATGCTTAACAAACGTTGAAGCATTTTCACTCCGAGCAGCTGACATTGAAGAAGTCACCAGTGTTTTCTCCAGATTCTTGCGCAAACCACGTGTTCAAGGAGccataag GTATGAGTCACCTTACTGGAGAGCCCTTGCAGCAAGATGCATTCAAGTAGCATGGAGATACAGGAAAAAATGCCTACAGCGAGCCAACACCTCTCAGTCTCAATCTCATTCTCAACTCGAATCTCGATCCCAATCCAATCATGCATTGTTATAA
- the LOC137713753 gene encoding probable cyclic nucleotide-gated ion channel 20, chloroplastic isoform X2, whose translation MAGYDKDEVPMLSDTHPQYSDDNVQLKLDKFMSRTRSASVSIPMSSVDSSYEGKPRLVGHTGPLRSQSKTLFVPMSGPLYANRRPDSIFRPVQALTAGQEAVEPAGEKFPSTNATTENEWEDENYAGKNEHLLRSGQLGLCNDPYCTTCPTFNLKAAQAKHRRASDIFDPKENSCIVIDWPLTTTLVVFRSITDFILLLHILLQFRLAYVAPESRVVGAGELVDHPKKIALNYLQGYFLLDFFIVLPLPQIIILLVLRKTSGLTGANHAKNLLRAAVLLQYIPRLYRFLPFLAGQTPSGFIFESAWANFIINLLTFVLSGHVVGSCWYLFGLQRVNQCFREACHNSAISGCMNFLDCGHGSPTEDPIADKPLRDLWRNNVNATACLTANGFGYGIYGQAVNLTTENSIVTRYVYGLFWGFQQISTLAGNLIPSYFVWEVLFTMAIIGLGLLLFALLIGNMQNFLQALGRRRLEMSLRRRDVEQWMSHRRLPDKLRRRVREAERYNWAATRGVNEEMLLEVLPEDLQTDIRRHLFTFIKKVRIFALMDEPILDSICGRLRQKTYIKGSIVLYRGGLIEKMVFIVRGKMESIGEDGNRISLSEGDVCGEELLAWCLEHSSVNKDGKKIRIPGQRLLSNRMVRCLTNVEAFSLRAADIEEVTSVFSRFLRKPRVQGAIRYESPYWRALAARCIQVAWRYRKKCLQRANTSQSQSHSQLESRSQSNHALL comes from the exons ATGGCTGGTTATGATAAAGATGAGGTACCCATGCTATCAGACACTCACCCGCAATACTCAGACGATAATGTGCAGCTAAAACTCGACAAATTTATGTCCCGAACCCGAAGTGCATCAGTTTCCATCCCTATGAGCTCTGTGGACTCGTCATATGAAGGGAAACCTAGACTTGTAGGTCATACTGGTCCATTAAGGAGTCAAAGCAAAACTCTTTTCGTGCCTATGAGTGGTCCCTTATATGCTAACCGCAGGCCTGATAGCATTTTCCGGCCAGTTCAAGCTCTAACAGCAGGGCAAGAAGCGGTGGAACCTGCAGGAGAAAAGTTTCCTTCTACCAATGCAACAACTGAGAATGAATGGGAGGATGAAAACTATGCGGGTAAAAATGAACACTTGCTGAGATCTGGCCAACTGGGACTGTGCAATGATCCTTACTGCACAACTTGCCCAACATTCAATCTCAAGGCTGCTCAAGCGAAACATCGAAGGGCCTCAGATATATTTGATCCCAAG GAGAATAGCTGTATAGTTATTGATTGGCCCTTGACGACAACACTTGTGGTATTTAGAAGCATCACTGATTTCATACTCCTACTGCACATACTCCTTCAG TTTAGATTGGCTTATGTGGCTCCTGAGTCTAGGGTGGTTGGTGCTGGTGAGTTAGTAGACCATCCGAAGAAAATTGCTCTGAATTACCTTCAAGGATATTTTCTACTAGACTTTTTTATTGTATTACCGCTGCCTCAG ATCATAATACTGTTAGTTCTACGAAAGACCTCGGGATTAACAGGAGCAAACCATGCAAAAAATCTTTTACGTGCTGCAGTTCTTCTTCAGTATATTCCCAGGTTGTATAGGTTTCTACCTTTTCTTGCTGGGCAGACTCCAAGTggcttcatatttgagtcagcATGGgcaaattttataataaatcttctCACTTTTGTGTTGTCTGGCCACGTTGTTGGATCGTGCTGGTACCTCTTTGGGCTACAG AGGGTTAATCAATGTTTTCGAGAGGCCTGCCATAACTCTGCAATTAGTGGGTGTATGAACTTCCTAGATTGTGGGCATGGAAGTCCAACTGAAGATCCTATAGCAGATAAACCATTACGTGATCTCTGGAGAAACAATGTGAATGCTACTGCTTGTTTAACTGCAAATGGCTTTGGTTACGGAATTTACGGCCAAGCTGTCAATCTTACAACAGAAAATAGTATAGTCACTAGATATGTGTATGGATTGTTTTGGGGATTCCAG CAAATCAGTACCCTGGCTGGAAATTTAATTCCAAGCTATTTTGTTTGGGAAGTCCTTTTTACAATGGCCATCATTGGCCTAGGTCTCTTGCTTTTCGCTCTTCTCATTGGAAATATGCAGAACTTTCTGCAGGCTCTTGGCCGGAG ACGGTTAGAAATGTCCCTGAGACGTCGTGATGTTGAGCAGTGGATGAGCCATAGACGCTTACCAGACAAACTTAGAAG GCGAGTACGAGAAGCTGAGCGGTACAATTGGGCAGCAACCAGAGGAGTAAATGAAGAAATGCTTTTGGAAGTCCTGCCTGAAGACCTTCAGACGGATATAAGACGCCATCTCTTCACGTTCATTAAGAAA GTACGAATTTTTGCCCTGATGGATGAACCCATCTTAGATTCCATTTGTGGAAGACTAAGGCAAAAGACATACATCAAGGGAAGTATAGTTTTGTACCGTGGTGGTCTCATCGAGAAGATGGTTTTTATAGTGAGGGGAAAAATGGAGAGCATTGGAGAAGATGGGAATAGAATTTCTTTATCTGAAGGAGACGTTTGTGGTGAGGAACTTCTCGCATGGTGTCTTGAACATTCTTCAGTAAACAAAG ATGGTAAAAAGATCAGGATTCCCGGACAGCGGTTGCTTAGCAACAGGATGGTAAGATGCTTAACAAACGTTGAAGCATTTTCACTCCGAGCAGCTGACATTGAAGAAGTCACCAGTGTTTTCTCCAGATTCTTGCGCAAACCACGTGTTCAAGGAGccataag GTATGAGTCACCTTACTGGAGAGCCCTTGCAGCAAGATGCATTCAAGTAGCATGGAGATACAGGAAAAAATGCCTACAGCGAGCCAACACCTCTCAGTCTCAATCTCATTCTCAACTCGAATCTCGATCCCAATCCAATCATGCATTGTTATAA